A window of Costertonia aggregata contains these coding sequences:
- a CDS encoding TlpA disulfide reductase family protein — protein MSRFLFVILLPLLFFSCSDVEKKTLSEGMWLTELEITDTEVLPFNFKLIKDNESHYKIEIYNADEVIQVDEIEVKNDSIFIKAPVFEGYLAGTFNKNVITGSFIKESLDRVVPFKAYHNVSYRFKNKGSSNKDVNGIWKTEFLPNTPDSYLGKGIFEQKGDKVTGTFRTTTGDYRYLEGIVDGDSLKLSAFDGAHAFLFTAKVSDSTLNGIFYSGNHSRESFVAKRDDTFELPDANSLTFLKEGYDTLAFSFPNVEGDMVSLQDEAFKNKVVLVQIMGTWCPNCLDETKFYTKYLKSNQNDDLKVVALAFEYAKTKEAAFKSIERLQKRIGVPYPILLAQYGTADKAKAQEKLPMLNHILSYPTTIFIDKNGEVRKIHTGFNGPATGEKHIAFKKEFSEFVTILLNE, from the coding sequence ATGTCACGATTCTTATTTGTTATATTATTGCCCTTACTGTTTTTTTCATGTTCCGATGTCGAGAAAAAAACGCTTTCAGAAGGTATGTGGTTGACAGAACTGGAAATTACCGATACAGAAGTATTGCCTTTTAACTTTAAATTGATAAAGGACAATGAAAGCCACTATAAAATAGAGATTTATAATGCGGACGAAGTAATTCAAGTAGATGAAATCGAAGTAAAAAACGATTCCATATTTATAAAAGCTCCAGTGTTCGAAGGTTACTTGGCCGGTACATTCAACAAAAATGTGATTACCGGTAGTTTCATCAAAGAAAGTTTGGACAGGGTAGTGCCATTTAAGGCTTATCATAATGTATCCTACCGATTTAAAAACAAGGGTTCATCAAACAAAGATGTTAATGGTATTTGGAAAACCGAATTTCTGCCCAATACGCCAGATAGCTACTTGGGGAAAGGAATCTTTGAACAAAAGGGAGATAAGGTGACAGGAACGTTTCGGACGACCACCGGAGATTACAGATATTTGGAGGGCATAGTCGATGGGGATTCCCTAAAACTTTCTGCTTTTGACGGGGCACATGCTTTTTTGTTCACGGCCAAAGTTTCTGACAGTACACTCAATGGTATCTTTTATTCCGGCAACCATTCACGAGAATCCTTTGTTGCCAAAAGAGATGATACTTTTGAATTGCCCGATGCCAATTCCCTAACGTTTTTGAAAGAAGGGTATGATACCTTGGCGTTTTCCTTTCCCAATGTCGAGGGCGATATGGTCTCCCTACAAGATGAAGCGTTTAAGAACAAGGTGGTTTTAGTACAGATTATGGGTACATGGTGCCCCAATTGTCTGGATGAAACCAAATTTTATACCAAATACCTAAAAAGCAATCAAAACGATGACCTAAAAGTGGTTGCATTGGCTTTTGAATATGCAAAAACAAAAGAAGCCGCTTTCAAAAGTATTGAAAGGTTACAAAAGAGGATTGGGGTGCCTTATCCTATTCTTTTGGCACAGTACGGTACCGCTGACAAGGCAAAAGCCCAAGAAAAATTACCTATGTTAAACCACATACTTTCATATCCTACCACTATATTTATAGATAAAAATGGAGAAGTCAGAAAAATACATACGGGCTTTAATGGACCTGCTACCGGTGAGAAACATATAGCGTTCAAAAAAGAGTTCAGCGAATTCGTAACTATATTGTTGAACGAATGA